From a region of the Mycobacteroides saopaulense genome:
- a CDS encoding ABC transporter, which produces MGVVAAERIKVCTSRSAVWCSLLALALGVGLAGLQGGSASVFAPVSPGDAAGGATLVGVPLLMVLAAMTVTNENRTAMVRTTFQASPNRLTVIGAKALVAGCWVAVVTAATALTSIALVRAMAGPVAGANLALDSTGVWNTIGSVTAYAFLCAVLAVAVGVLLKHTAGAVAVLLLWPTVLELMLGWLTDAGKALQPFLPFANGIRFTGVPWYTSDGVRFVWGTTGSLVYFATVVVITLAAALVVVQRRDV; this is translated from the coding sequence ATGGGGGTCGTCGCGGCCGAACGGATCAAGGTATGCACCTCGCGGTCCGCGGTGTGGTGCAGCCTGCTCGCGCTGGCGTTGGGTGTGGGACTGGCGGGCCTGCAGGGCGGCTCGGCTTCCGTGTTCGCGCCCGTTTCACCCGGTGACGCCGCAGGCGGGGCGACTCTGGTCGGGGTGCCGCTCCTGATGGTGCTGGCCGCGATGACAGTGACCAATGAGAATCGAACTGCCATGGTAAGAACCACCTTTCAGGCCTCGCCAAACCGGCTGACGGTGATCGGTGCCAAGGCGCTGGTGGCGGGGTGCTGGGTGGCGGTGGTCACCGCGGCCACCGCGCTGACCTCGATCGCGTTGGTGCGGGCCATGGCCGGCCCGGTGGCTGGTGCGAACCTGGCGCTGGACAGCACCGGGGTGTGGAACACGATCGGCTCGGTCACCGCGTACGCGTTCTTGTGCGCGGTTCTCGCGGTGGCGGTGGGTGTGTTGCTGAAGCACACCGCAGGTGCTGTCGCGGTACTGCTGTTGTGGCCGACGGTCCTTGAACTGATGCTGGGCTGGCTCACTGATGCCGGAAAGGCGTTGCAGCCCTTCCTTCCTTTTGCCAATGGCATCCGATTTACCGGTGTACCGTGGTACACCTCGGACGGCGTCCGCTTCGTTTGGGGCACCACCGGGTCCCTCGTTTACTTTGCTACCGTGGTTGTCATCACGCTCGCTGCGGCCCTGGTCGTCGTGCAGCGACGCGACGTTTGA
- a CDS encoding ABC transporter ATP-binding protein produces the protein MIELRSLTKVYGQTPAVDDLSVTIEPGVVTGFLGPNGAGKSTTLRMIVGLARPTSGTATIGGKQYHEIDHPLREVGALLDPKQFHPNRSARNHLRWIAAANDIASQRVDEVLEMVGLTDVASRHAGTFSLGMSQRLGIAVALLGDPQVLLFDEPVNGLDPEGIHWIRTLMQSLAAQGRTVLVSSHLLSEMANTADQLVVIGRGRLIAATSMHEFVSRAGADVVRVRSPQIDTLRSAAEESGFSVVGAERMGEHGVLEISGALIEQVGELAARLGVTLYELAPQRVSLEDAYLSLTDDAVQYRSQLDDPLAGRATGAVADEEGTH, from the coding sequence ATGATCGAACTGAGGTCGCTGACCAAGGTCTATGGGCAGACCCCGGCGGTCGACGACCTCTCCGTCACCATCGAGCCCGGCGTCGTGACCGGGTTCCTGGGGCCCAACGGGGCGGGTAAGTCGACCACGTTGCGGATGATCGTCGGGTTGGCTCGCCCGACCTCCGGGACCGCGACGATCGGCGGCAAGCAGTACCACGAGATCGACCATCCGCTGCGCGAGGTCGGTGCGCTGTTGGATCCCAAGCAGTTTCATCCCAACCGTTCGGCACGTAATCACCTGCGGTGGATCGCCGCCGCCAATGACATTGCGTCCCAGCGGGTGGACGAGGTGCTGGAGATGGTCGGGCTGACCGACGTCGCCAGTCGTCATGCGGGCACCTTCTCCCTGGGTATGTCACAGCGCTTGGGCATTGCGGTCGCCCTGCTCGGCGATCCCCAGGTGCTTCTGTTCGACGAGCCGGTCAACGGCCTGGATCCCGAGGGCATCCACTGGATCCGTACGCTGATGCAGAGCTTGGCGGCCCAGGGGCGCACCGTGCTGGTGTCGAGTCATCTGCTTTCCGAAATGGCCAACACGGCAGACCAATTGGTGGTCATCGGCCGCGGACGGTTGATCGCGGCGACGTCCATGCATGAGTTTGTGAGCCGGGCCGGAGCCGATGTGGTGCGGGTGCGTAGCCCCCAGATCGACACCCTGCGTTCGGCGGCGGAGGAAAGCGGCTTTTCGGTAGTGGGCGCGGAACGCATGGGAGAGCACGGTGTGCTCGAGATCAGTGGTGCTCTCATCGAGCAGGTCGGCGAGCTTGCCGCACGTCTCGGTGTCACGTTGTACGAACTGGCCCCGCAACGGGTTTCGCTGGAGGACGCGTACCTGTCGTTGACCGACGACGCCGTCCAATACCGCAGCCAGCTCGATGATCCGCTTGCGGGAAGAGCGACAGGCGCAGTGGCCGACGAGGAGGGCACGCACTGA
- the thiG gene encoding thiazole synthase (functions in thiamine (vitamin B1) biosynthesis; in Bacillus subtilis this enzyme catalyzes the formation of thiazole from dehydroxyglycine and 1-deoxy-D-xylulose-5-phosphate and ThiS-thiocarboxylate), whose product MGTGGAANLSILERALLASGTELTTVAIRRVDVAGGTGVLDLLKRLDIVPLPNTAGCRGAAEAVLTAQLAREALQTNWIKLEVIADERTLLPDAVELVRAAEQLVDDGFVVLPYTTDDPVLARRLEDVGCAAVMPLGAPIGTGLGITNPHNIEMIVASASVPVILDAGIGTASDAALAMELGCDAVLLATAVTRAADPERMAAAMAAAVTAGHLARHAGRIPRRFWAQASSPAPDGPAWQ is encoded by the coding sequence ATGGGCACCGGCGGCGCCGCCAACCTCTCGATTCTGGAACGCGCGCTGCTGGCGTCCGGCACCGAGTTGACCACTGTCGCGATCCGCCGTGTCGACGTCGCGGGCGGCACCGGCGTCTTGGATCTGCTCAAGCGGCTCGACATCGTGCCGCTGCCCAACACCGCGGGATGCCGCGGCGCCGCGGAGGCGGTGTTGACCGCACAGCTGGCCCGCGAGGCACTGCAGACCAACTGGATCAAGCTGGAGGTCATCGCCGACGAACGCACGCTGCTGCCCGATGCCGTGGAGCTGGTGCGCGCCGCCGAGCAGCTCGTCGACGACGGCTTCGTGGTACTGCCCTACACGACCGACGATCCGGTGCTGGCCCGCAGATTGGAAGACGTGGGATGTGCGGCCGTCATGCCGCTCGGGGCGCCCATCGGTACCGGGTTGGGCATCACCAACCCACATAACATCGAGATGATTGTGGCGTCCGCAAGCGTGCCGGTGATCCTGGACGCGGGTATCGGCACCGCCAGCGACGCCGCCCTGGCGATGGAACTCGGGTGCGACGCCGTGCTGCTTGCGACGGCCGTGACCCGCGCCGCCGATCCAGAACGCATGGCCGCGGCCATGGCGGCAGCGGTAACCGCCGGCCACCTCGCGCGTCACGCGGGTCGCATACCGCGGCGATTCTGGGCGCAGGCCTCCAGCCCGGCTCCGGACGGACCGGCCTGGCAATAG
- the thiS gene encoding sulfur carrier protein ThiS — MNIQVNGDAREVAEGANIWQLLDQLGFPECGIAVAVNHTVVPKSDWDTVVSAGATIEVVTAVQGG; from the coding sequence ATGAACATCCAGGTAAACGGTGACGCGCGTGAGGTCGCCGAGGGCGCCAACATCTGGCAGCTGCTCGACCAGCTGGGCTTTCCCGAATGCGGCATCGCGGTGGCCGTCAATCACACCGTGGTGCCCAAATCCGATTGGGACACCGTGGTTTCCGCGGGGGCAACGATTGAAGTGGTGACGGCGGTGCAGGGTGGATAA
- the thiO gene encoding glycine oxidase ThiO, which yields MSSRQGSLAVIGGGVIGLSVAREAARAGWQVTLHDDGREGPSWVAGGMLAPYSEAWPGEDDLLDLGIESLGLWRGGFIDEQVITARGSLTVAIDTADVGELRTMVGWLAGRGHTVAETANARDVEPLLAQNIRRGFTAPEELAVDNRAVLHVLTAECQALEVRREPAVSQVDDVSADQVVIANGVQASTLADLPVRPVKGEVLRLRRRPGAMPPPAHVIRARVRGRHVYLVPREDGVVVGATQYEHGHDTAPAVAGVRDLLDDACTVLPCLGEYEFAECAAGLRPMTEDNLPMVGRIDDRVLVAAGHGRSGFLLAPWTAKTIGELLDGGESPTAVDPRRFEKAHSQEAR from the coding sequence ATGTCGTCTCGACAAGGCTCGCTGGCCGTCATCGGCGGCGGCGTCATCGGGCTTTCCGTGGCACGTGAGGCCGCCCGCGCCGGGTGGCAGGTCACCCTGCACGACGACGGCCGCGAGGGTCCGTCGTGGGTGGCCGGTGGCATGCTGGCGCCCTACAGCGAGGCCTGGCCGGGCGAGGACGACCTGCTGGACCTGGGAATCGAGTCCCTCGGGCTGTGGCGCGGCGGCTTCATCGACGAGCAGGTGATCACCGCACGGGGCTCGCTCACCGTGGCGATCGACACCGCCGATGTCGGCGAGCTGCGGACCATGGTGGGCTGGCTGGCGGGGCGTGGCCACACCGTGGCCGAGACGGCGAACGCCCGTGATGTCGAGCCACTGCTGGCACAGAACATCCGTCGCGGGTTCACCGCGCCCGAGGAACTGGCCGTCGACAATCGCGCGGTGCTGCACGTGCTCACCGCGGAGTGCCAGGCGCTCGAGGTGCGCCGGGAGCCGGCGGTCAGCCAGGTCGACGACGTGTCCGCGGACCAAGTCGTGATCGCCAACGGGGTGCAGGCGTCGACGTTGGCGGACCTGCCGGTTCGCCCGGTCAAGGGCGAGGTATTGCGGTTGCGACGACGGCCCGGCGCGATGCCACCACCGGCGCACGTCATTCGGGCCCGGGTGCGCGGGCGCCATGTCTATCTGGTGCCTCGCGAGGACGGCGTCGTCGTCGGGGCCACACAGTACGAGCATGGCCACGACACCGCACCCGCCGTCGCGGGAGTGCGGGATCTGCTCGATGACGCGTGCACGGTGTTGCCCTGCCTAGGCGAGTACGAGTTCGCGGAATGCGCGGCGGGTCTGCGTCCGATGACCGAGGACAACCTGCCCATGGTGGGCAGGATCGACGACCGCGTCCTCGTCGCGGCCGGGCATGGCCGTTCCGGCTTCCTGCTGGCGCCGTGGACGGCGAAGACAATCGGGGAGCTGCTCGACGGTGGCGAGTCGCCGACCGCCGTTGATCCCCGCCGGTTTGAGAAGGCACACAGTCAGGAGGCCCGATGA
- the thiE gene encoding thiamine phosphate synthase, producing MHPRSARLGSAHLYLCTDARREHGDLAEFVDAALAGGVDIVQLRDKGSVGEQQFGRLEPTAELEYLAILSEAAARHGALFAVNDRADIARAAGADILHLGQDDLPLSVAREIVGPDVLIGRSTHDAAQAREAADAADVAYFCCGPCWPTPTKPGRTAAGLSLVQAAASLGTAKPWFAIGGIDQARVPEVVAAGASRIVVVRAITAAVDPRQAAASLRDPVHRAHTARR from the coding sequence ATGCACCCGCGTTCGGCCCGGCTTGGGTCCGCTCACCTCTATCTCTGCACCGATGCGCGTCGCGAGCACGGTGACCTCGCCGAGTTCGTGGACGCTGCCCTCGCCGGTGGAGTGGACATCGTGCAGCTGCGCGACAAGGGATCGGTGGGCGAGCAGCAGTTCGGCAGGCTGGAGCCCACCGCGGAACTGGAGTATCTGGCGATCCTGAGCGAGGCCGCGGCACGTCACGGCGCGCTGTTCGCGGTCAACGATCGGGCCGATATCGCCCGAGCAGCGGGTGCCGACATCTTGCACCTAGGCCAAGATGACCTGCCCCTTTCGGTCGCACGGGAGATCGTCGGACCCGATGTGTTGATCGGCCGTTCCACACACGATGCCGCACAGGCGCGTGAGGCGGCCGATGCTGCCGACGTCGCCTACTTCTGCTGCGGACCCTGCTGGCCGACACCCACCAAGCCGGGCCGCACCGCGGCCGGCCTGAGCCTGGTGCAGGCCGCGGCGAGCCTTGGCACCGCCAAGCCCTGGTTCGCGATCGGCGGCATCGACCAGGCGCGAGTGCCCGAGGTGGTGGCCGCCGGAGCCTCACGGATCGTGGTGGTGCGGGCGATCACGGCCGCGGTCGATCCTCGTCAAGCCGCGGCATCCCTTCGCGACCCGGTTCACCGAGCGCATACCGCACGCAGGTAA
- a CDS encoding NUDIX domain-containing protein: MRGDGDGWVVADTGARFWGRFGAAGLLLRAPLATGRPAVLLQHRAWWSHQGGTWALPGGARDSHESVEEAAVREAAEEAGIDPGAMTIRSSVVTKRIDGQAHWTYTTVIADAAELLPTAANHESTELRWVPEEKIEGMRLHPGFKSAWPLLRVVQTLPGASNGLAGPGTIELEPGRFAWQLP, encoded by the coding sequence GTGCGTGGCGACGGTGACGGATGGGTTGTCGCTGACACGGGTGCGCGATTCTGGGGGCGCTTCGGCGCGGCGGGGTTGCTGCTGCGTGCGCCGCTGGCGACCGGCCGGCCCGCTGTACTGCTGCAACACCGCGCCTGGTGGAGCCATCAGGGTGGTACCTGGGCGTTGCCGGGAGGTGCGCGGGATAGCCATGAGTCCGTCGAGGAGGCCGCCGTGCGAGAAGCGGCCGAGGAGGCCGGGATCGATCCCGGTGCGATGACCATCCGCTCCTCGGTGGTGACCAAACGCATTGACGGTCAGGCGCATTGGACCTACACCACGGTGATCGCCGACGCGGCCGAATTGTTGCCGACGGCCGCCAATCACGAGAGCACCGAGCTGCGGTGGGTGCCCGAGGAAAAGATCGAGGGCATGCGATTGCATCCCGGATTCAAGTCGGCGTGGCCGCTGTTGCGGGTTGTCCAGACGTTGCCGGGCGCGTCGAACGGCTTGGCCGGGCCGGGCACTATCGAGCTCGAGCCCGGGCGTTTCGCCTGGCAACTCCCGTAG
- a CDS encoding glutamate ABC transporter substrate-binding protein — MMRHAKRLGALAITAAVLAGCSSPENSTPLPQLTVPRPTPAEMTEQEPNRALVDKVDTSCDPTASLRPTNDRVANDDAVAAIRKRGRLVVGLDIGSNLFSFRDPITGELTGFDVDIAGEVSRDIFGTPERVEYRILSSADRIAALKNSTVDIVVKTMTITCARRKEVNFSTVYLMNYQRILTARDSGITNAQDLSGRRVCAARGTTSLNRLSQITPPPVIISVVTWADCLVALQQRQVDAVSTDDSILAGLMSQDPYLHIIGPNMSDEPYGIGIKLDNTDLVRYVNRTLERIRRDGTWNALYRKWLSVLGPAPAPPSAKYRD; from the coding sequence ATGATGCGGCACGCGAAGCGGCTCGGGGCACTGGCGATCACCGCCGCCGTATTGGCGGGCTGCTCGTCGCCCGAGAACTCCACGCCGCTGCCACAACTGACCGTGCCGCGGCCGACCCCGGCGGAAATGACCGAGCAGGAGCCCAATCGCGCGCTGGTGGACAAGGTGGACACCTCGTGCGACCCCACGGCGAGTCTGCGGCCCACCAACGACCGGGTCGCCAATGACGACGCGGTCGCGGCGATCCGCAAGCGCGGCCGCCTCGTCGTCGGGCTGGATATCGGCAGCAACCTGTTCAGCTTCCGCGACCCGATCACCGGTGAGCTGACCGGATTCGACGTCGACATCGCAGGCGAGGTGTCCCGCGACATCTTCGGTACCCCCGAGCGGGTGGAGTACCGGATCCTGTCCTCCGCGGACCGCATCGCCGCGCTGAAGAACTCGACCGTCGACATCGTGGTGAAGACCATGACCATCACCTGCGCGCGCCGCAAGGAGGTCAATTTCTCGACCGTCTACCTGATGAATTACCAACGGATTTTGACGGCCCGCGACTCGGGCATCACCAACGCGCAAGATCTGTCCGGCAGACGCGTGTGCGCCGCGCGTGGAACCACCTCACTGAATCGGCTCTCACAGATCACGCCGCCCCCGGTCATCATCTCGGTGGTGACGTGGGCCGATTGCCTTGTGGCACTGCAGCAGCGGCAGGTCGACGCAGTCAGCACAGATGACTCCATTCTTGCCGGACTGATGTCCCAGGATCCGTATCTGCACATCATCGGACCGAACATGAGCGATGAGCCCTACGGGATCGGCATCAAGCTGGACAACACCGATCTGGTCCGATACGTCAATCGCACCCTGGAACGCATCCGGCGCGATGGGACGTGGAATGCCTTGTACCGCAAGTGGTTGAGCGTGCTGGGCCCCGCCCCGGCACCTCCGAGCGCAAAGTACCGGGACTGA
- a CDS encoding serine/threonine-protein kinase PknG, which produces MSDEPDNVDDLADDSSPAEGPGTQPASLADLDVDSASTMRPISTQAVFRAPDSTQPTTQPTTRPEVRATTTRVRLSPTRRLGGGLVEIPRVPEIDPLAALMTNPVVEESKRFCWNCGKPVGRSSPDGPAQSEGTCPACGSSFSFLPQLNPGDVIAGQYAIKGCIAHGGLGWIYLAVDRNVNDRPVVLKGLVHSGDAEAQNIAMAERRFLAEVAHPSIVKIFNFVEHPDQHGNPVGYIVMEYVGGTSLKQPKGSTLPVAQAIAYMLEILPALGFLHSVGLTYNDLKPENIMVTEEQLKLIDLGAVAAVNAYGNLYGTPGYQAPEIAKTGPTVASDIYTVGRTLAVLTLRMPTRKGRYKDGLPNEDPVLARYDSYHRFLRRAIDPDPSARFGSAEEMATQLVGVLREVVALDSGTPRPGMSTLFSPSRSTFGVDLLVAHTDVYVDGLAHPPSLTAPDIVTALQVPLLDPTDVGAAILQATVLSQPIQTLESLKAARLGRIDADGVDLTESVELPLMEARALLDLGDVAKANSKLDQLEDRVGTPWRLTWYRGMAALLNGDYDQATKHFTAVLDFLPGEIAPKMALAATAELAGDEKNLDLYRTVWSTDNSVISAGYGLARTLAARGERAEAVRMLDNVPPTSRHFTTARLTSAVTLLSGRTLSEVTEDDIREAARRVEALPETEPRVLQIRALVLGTALDWIKTNHSTGHHLLGVPFTKRGLRQGVERSLRALARRATERAHRYALVDLANATRPTSLL; this is translated from the coding sequence ATGAGCGACGAACCGGACAACGTGGACGATCTGGCCGATGATTCCTCCCCGGCCGAGGGTCCGGGCACTCAGCCCGCCTCCCTGGCCGACCTGGATGTCGACTCTGCCTCGACGATGCGGCCCATTTCGACCCAGGCGGTGTTCCGTGCGCCGGACTCCACTCAACCGACGACGCAGCCCACCACTCGGCCCGAGGTGCGTGCCACCACCACCCGGGTGAGACTGTCCCCCACCCGGCGCCTGGGCGGCGGGCTGGTCGAGATCCCCCGGGTTCCGGAAATCGACCCGCTGGCTGCCCTGATGACCAACCCCGTCGTCGAGGAGTCCAAACGGTTCTGCTGGAACTGCGGCAAGCCGGTCGGACGTTCCTCACCCGACGGACCCGCCCAGAGCGAGGGCACCTGCCCCGCCTGTGGTTCCAGCTTCTCCTTTCTGCCACAGCTGAATCCGGGCGACGTGATCGCCGGGCAGTACGCCATCAAGGGGTGCATCGCGCACGGCGGTCTGGGGTGGATCTACCTGGCGGTGGACCGCAATGTGAACGATCGACCGGTGGTGCTCAAGGGCCTGGTGCACTCCGGCGATGCCGAGGCGCAGAACATCGCGATGGCCGAGCGACGCTTCCTGGCCGAGGTGGCGCATCCCTCGATCGTGAAGATCTTCAACTTCGTCGAACACCCGGACCAGCACGGCAATCCGGTCGGGTACATCGTGATGGAGTACGTGGGCGGAACCTCACTCAAACAACCCAAGGGCAGCACCCTTCCGGTCGCACAGGCGATCGCCTATATGCTGGAAATCCTGCCCGCACTGGGCTTCCTGCATTCGGTGGGGCTCACCTACAACGACCTCAAGCCCGAGAACATCATGGTCACCGAGGAGCAGCTCAAGCTCATCGACCTGGGTGCGGTGGCCGCAGTGAATGCCTACGGAAACCTGTACGGTACACCCGGTTACCAGGCACCCGAGATCGCCAAGACCGGTCCCACGGTTGCCTCGGATATCTACACGGTGGGACGGACCCTGGCGGTGCTCACCCTGAGAATGCCGACCCGCAAGGGCCGATACAAGGACGGACTGCCGAACGAAGACCCGGTGCTCGCCCGATACGACTCGTATCACCGGTTCCTGCGACGTGCGATCGATCCCGATCCGTCGGCACGATTTGGCAGCGCCGAGGAGATGGCCACCCAGCTGGTGGGAGTGCTGCGTGAGGTGGTGGCGCTGGATTCGGGTACTCCCCGGCCCGGTATGTCCACGCTGTTCAGCCCGTCCCGGTCGACATTCGGGGTTGACCTGCTGGTCGCGCACACCGATGTGTACGTTGACGGGCTTGCCCATCCGCCGAGCCTGACGGCGCCGGATATCGTGACGGCCCTTCAGGTTCCACTGCTTGACCCCACCGATGTGGGTGCCGCGATCCTGCAGGCCACCGTGTTGAGCCAGCCGATTCAGACCCTCGAATCGCTGAAGGCGGCACGACTGGGCCGCATCGACGCCGACGGCGTGGACCTGACCGAGTCGGTGGAACTGCCGCTGATGGAGGCCCGCGCGCTCCTGGACCTCGGCGACGTCGCCAAGGCAAACAGCAAGCTCGACCAGCTCGAGGACCGAGTGGGCACCCCGTGGCGGCTGACCTGGTACCGCGGCATGGCCGCACTCCTGAACGGCGACTACGACCAGGCCACCAAGCATTTCACTGCCGTGCTGGACTTCTTGCCGGGTGAGATCGCCCCCAAGATGGCCCTGGCCGCGACCGCCGAACTCGCCGGGGACGAAAAGAATCTCGACCTCTACCGCACCGTCTGGTCGACCGACAACAGCGTCATCTCCGCCGGATACGGATTGGCCCGCACCCTGGCTGCGCGCGGAGAACGGGCAGAGGCGGTACGCATGCTCGACAACGTGCCTCCCACGTCGCGTCACTTCACCACTGCGCGCCTCACCAGCGCGGTGACTCTGCTGTCCGGTCGCACACTCTCGGAGGTCACCGAGGACGATATTCGCGAGGCCGCCCGCAGGGTGGAGGCGCTACCCGAGACCGAGCCGCGCGTGCTGCAGATCCGGGCGCTGGTGCTGGGCACGGCGCTGGACTGGATCAAGACCAACCATTCGACCGGGCACCACCTCCTGGGTGTTCCGTTCACCAAACGCGGTCTGCGCCAAGGAGTTGAGCGAAGCCTGCGGGCGCTAGCCCGCCGGGCCACCGAACGCGCCCACCGCTATGCGCTGGTCGATCTGGCTAATGCCACGCGCCCGACATCGCTGCTCTGA
- a CDS encoding acetate kinase: protein MTAVLVLNCGSSSVKYQLIEPNSGRVDAHGLVERIGAVSSSSESLIGEEPVRNHDEALRLVFDSIDTDDVVVVGHRVVHGGQKFHEPTVLDDAVVAQIAELSSLAPLHNPAGVQGIEVARRLLPDVTQVAVFDTAFFYSLPPAAAIYALDRDVAERYGIRRYGFHGTSHQYVSQQAAAFLERGYADINQIVLHLGNGASASAILRGRAVETSMGLTPLEGLVMGTRTGDIDAGIVFHLARHGMSIDEIDTVFNRRSGMLGLCGANDFREVHRLIEAGDGAAQLAYNVYVHRLRKYIGAYIATLGGADVISFTAGVGENDTVLRADAMAGLEVLGIEIDAERNQLRSSEIRRISTDASRVTVLVVPTNEELAIARAAVGAV, encoded by the coding sequence ATGACCGCCGTGCTGGTCCTCAACTGCGGCTCCTCGTCGGTGAAGTATCAACTCATCGAACCGAATTCGGGACGAGTGGACGCGCATGGCCTGGTGGAACGCATCGGTGCGGTTTCCTCTTCGTCCGAGAGCCTCATCGGTGAAGAGCCGGTTCGCAACCACGACGAGGCGCTGCGGCTGGTCTTCGACTCCATCGACACCGACGACGTCGTGGTCGTCGGACATCGCGTGGTGCACGGTGGGCAGAAGTTCCATGAGCCGACGGTGCTCGACGACGCGGTGGTGGCGCAGATCGCCGAGCTGTCCTCACTGGCGCCCCTGCACAATCCGGCGGGCGTCCAGGGCATCGAGGTGGCGCGACGCCTGCTGCCCGACGTGACGCAGGTGGCGGTGTTCGACACCGCGTTCTTCTACAGTCTGCCGCCGGCGGCGGCCATCTACGCGCTCGATCGCGATGTCGCCGAGCGGTATGGCATACGGCGCTACGGATTCCACGGCACCTCGCACCAGTATGTGTCGCAGCAGGCCGCCGCATTCCTGGAGCGCGGGTACGCCGACATCAACCAGATCGTGTTGCATCTGGGCAACGGGGCTTCGGCGTCGGCGATCCTGCGCGGTCGAGCGGTGGAGACCTCGATGGGCCTCACCCCGTTGGAAGGTCTGGTGATGGGCACCCGTACCGGAGACATCGACGCGGGCATCGTGTTCCACCTGGCACGTCACGGGATGAGCATCGACGAGATCGACACCGTGTTCAACCGGCGCTCCGGGATGCTCGGACTGTGCGGTGCCAACGATTTTCGTGAGGTGCACCGCCTGATCGAGGCCGGTGACGGCGCGGCGCAGCTTGCCTACAACGTGTATGTGCACCGGCTGCGCAAGTACATCGGCGCCTACATCGCCACGTTGGGTGGTGCCGACGTCATCTCGTTCACCGCCGGGGTGGGGGAGAACGACACGGTGCTACGGGCCGATGCCATGGCCGGGCTGGAAGTGCTCGGCATCGAAATAGACGCCGAGCGAAATCAGTTACGGTCCAGTGAGATTCGCCGTATCTCCACCGACGCCTCACGGGTGACCGTGTTGGTGGTGCCCACCAACGAGGAGTTGGCCATCGCCAGGGCGGCCGTGGGCGCCGTCTGA